The following DNA comes from Flavobacterium sp. N3904.
GTGATTAGTGCCAACATGCACTCGGTAATGAATTCTATTTTTGCCACTCCAATTTTGAAAACAAAATTCAAAGATAAATCCGATTTCTTTATTTATGAAGAATTGAGCAAGTCGGGTGCTAATGAAGTTCGCAATCAAGTCGAAGCCGTTGCATTGAAACAAGGAATGATTTCCTTACCCGATACATCTGGAACTAATATTGACGTGCAAATTTTTGATACAGCCAAAATAGATTGGTCCAAAACATCTTTCCCAAAAGCAGATTTAGGAGAGAAAAAACCAGTTCTTATTGTTATGGATTACGCCTTTGGAGAACAGGCTTATGAAACGATAGATGAGTTATTAAAGCCCTATAGGAAAGATACCTTACTCAATGTTAAATCGGTTTCTATCATGGGAAAAGCGGGAATTCTAGAAGGAGGAAAAGGAGATATCATGATTCCGAATGCCCATATCAATGAAGGAACAGCAGACAATTATTTCTTTAAAAATGAGTTAACTGCCGATATGTTTGAAGGCAATGACATTGCTGTTTTTGCCGGACCGATGGTAACTGTTCTAGGAACATCATTGCAAAATAGGGATTTATTAAAGTTTTTTCATGAATCGACTTGGGGTGTAATTGGATTAGAAATGGAAGGTTCCTATTACCAAAAAGCCATCCAATCGGCTTCCAAAATCAGAAAAAGTGTTCCTCATGATGTCAAAGTACGTTACGCTTACTATGCTTCTGATAATCCATTGGAAACAGGAAGCACATTGGCATCAGGCGGGTTGGGAACCACTGGCGTAAAACCTACGTATTTGATTACCATAAAAATATTAGAACAAATTTTCAATATAAAATAAAGAAGGATGAGTACAAAAGTGCCGCAAAATAATTATGAACAGGAAATTGATATTTTCCAACTTTCCAAAAGCATAGGCAGTTTTTTCGATAGAATAAATGTTTTTATTTTTAAATCAATTCAGTTTTTTGTTAGAAACTGGTTTATTGTTATGTTTTTAATTGTCCTCGGATTAGGATTGGGATGGTATTTAGACTCAAATAAAAAATCATTTCAAAACCAGCTAATTGTAACTCCAAATTTTGGTAGCGTTGACTATCTGTATTCTAAAATTGATTTAATCGAATCTAAAATTGCTGCTGGAGACACGGTTTTTTTGAAAAATGTTGTTGGATTTTCTCATCCCAAAACAATCAAAAAAATTGAAATAAAACCAATCGCCGATGTCTATAAATTTATTGAAGATAAAGAGCAAAATTTTGAGCTTATTAAATTAATGGCTGAAGTTGGTGAAGTCAAGAAAGTTTTAGAGGATAATGTAACGAGTAAAAACTATACTTTCCACACTATTTCATTTGTTTCTAACCAACAGATAAATGAAAAAGAAGTTGTTGAACCGTTGCTGAAATACTTAAATAGTTCAGAATATTTTAGTGAACTTCAAAAAACAGAGTTTAAAAATCTGCAACAGCAAATAGTTCAAAACGATATCATTATTTTTCAAATTAACCAGGTTTTAAATGGCTTTTCAAACACGGTAAAAAACGGATCTAAAAATGATAAACTGGTGTATTACAATGAGAATACCCAGTTGAATGATATCATAAAAACAAAACAGTATTTAATTGTTGATCAAGGTAAAAACAGATTGAAACTGATGAATTACGACAAAACAATTAAAGAAATTAATGCAACCTTAAACATCAATAACACTAAAATTACAAACGAAAAATTTAAATTTTTATTTCCAATTTTCTTCATTTTTATTTTTGTTTTGATTCATTTGTTTCAGAAATTTTATCGAAAACAACTTTTAAAATCGCTAGCTAATAAGGTTTAAAAGATATTTTTAACGCAAAAAATCCAATTGAAAACGAGTAACATCTTTGAAAAATTTTCTCAAAACCCATTTCTAAAACAAAGTTTAAGTACCTTGTTTTTACGAATTTTAGGAGTGCTTCTGTTATTTGGATTTACAATCTTTTTAACTAAATCATATACACCAAAATTAGTGGGTCAATATGATTTTGTCCGTTCTTTTCTTCTAGCAATCGGAAGCATTTGTTTACTGGGTTTTGATCAGTCTATTTTATATTTCAAAGGACATTTAATCAGCCAAAATGAGTTTAAGGAATTAAAAAAAATATATGCCAAAATGGTCGCGATGCTTTTTGTGACTTCATTGTTGAGCTTAATTATTATTTTTGCAATTGATGAAAAAACAATAAATGATTACTTTGCTGATGATGAGGTTTATACTTTACTTTTAAAAGGGGCTGCTACTTTATTTTTTTATGGAATTTCAACTTTAAATACTGAAGTTTTTAGAGCTTTAGACAAATTATATGTTGCTGAATTGTTCCGAAATATTCTTAAATATATTCCCCTAATTTTAGGTTCAATCACATTGTTTTATTGGAACAAGGAAACCTATTTGGTTGATGTTTTTTTGATTGGGTTTGTAGTATTATCGATTTTTAGTTCGATATTGGTTTTTAGTTATTTTAGTAAAATGAATGAGGCAATAAAACCCGAAATGATTTCGCATAAAGTAGTCTTTTTAAAATCCTATCCAATTGCGATCAGCGGAATGGCGATGTTTTTATTAATGTCTTTTGATATTATGTTTTTGAAAAAATACAGAAACGATGAAACTGTTGCTTTTTATTCCGTTGGAGTCAAAATAATGACGATTGTTTCGGTAATAATTCTAACTGTAAACATCACAATATCGGCCAAAATAGCAGAGTATTTTTCAAGTCAAGAAATGAATGATCTAAAGAAAGTGACAAGAAACGCTGTTCGATTAATTTTTGGAATTACGTTTCCTGTAATTTTATTACTTTGTGTTTTTTCTGAATATGTATTGTCTTTTTTTGGACATCAGTATATTGCTGCAAAAAATGCTTTTTTAATTTTAATTATTGGTCAGGGCATTTGTTCGGTATTTGGCTCAACACCTGTTTATTTAAATATGACTGGAAGGCAGCATATTTTTCAGGTTATATTGATAGTTGCCGTGCTTATCAATTTTATTTTGAATAGGTTATTAATACCGATATATGGGATGACTGGAGCCGCAACGGCATTTGTGGTAAGTTCCCTTTTTTGGAATAGTATCTCTGCGATTGTCATTTACAAAAAAGATAGAATAAAAATATTTTTGAATTAAAAAAACTGGATATGCAAACCGTAATAAAAAAAAGCACTGCTGCATTTTTATATATTGGACTGGCCAATTTGGTTGTAGCATTTGCTGTATTTTTTATTTTGCCTCCAAAGTTTTTTTATGACGCAGCAATTATCGCTTACGATAAAGGAAATGAGATTGGTTATCTTGGGAGTTATCCACTTTCGATTTTGCTTTATAAAATTTCAGGTTTACGCTATTTGCCTTTTCCTGTAATTGCATTGATTCAATTTCCTGTTTTGATGTATGTTTTGTACAAAATTGGAATTCCGGAAAACTTTGAAAAACTCAATGTTAAAAACATTTTGGTCTATTTAGGAATTTTAATGATTGCCATTTTTATCTCAATGCCGTCAAAAGAATTCATTACTTTTTTATATGTAACGCCGATTGTTTTTATGTGTATAAATGATAAGGTTTCGCTAAAGAAAACAATTACATATACGATTTTAATGTTGTTGTTTTTTGGAATATTTTTTCGTCCTTATTTTGCTATGATTCCTATTATTGGCGGGGGAATGTATCTAATAAGTTTAATAAGTTTTAAAAATAAAACGGTAACCACTATTTTTTACGGCTTATTGATTGCCGTTTTTTTGTCTTTCAGTCATGGCATTTTAAAAGGAAAATACCTTTCAGAAATCAGTCGTGAAGTCGTTAATAATAGCCGGATTGGTTCTGCGGATGCTAATTCTATTATTATTTCACCCGTTAAAACAAATACTTGGTATGGAGAAACTGTGGGTATTTTTTATGGATTTTTTACAGTTAATTTTCCAGTAAATGGCCTAAAGCATTTTCTTTCACCTCAAATTATTACTTTTATAATCTGGCAGCTTTTATTGTTTTATATCTTGTTGGTTCGCTTTTCTAAATGTTTAAGGGAAAGAAAAAGCCATCCTAAAGAATTGTTAGTCTTGCTGATTATTTTCTCTTTTTTTATTGTACAAGGTGTTTTTGAACCGGATTTGGGAACGGCAGTCCGACATAAAATTGGCATTTTTCCATTAATTTATTTTGCACTATACTATGAATCTTTCCGAAAAGAACTTCAATAAAATATTCAATTTTTTTTTGTGTGTGATTGCGATTGCGATGATTTTCAGAAAGCCATGTTCAGTTTTGATTATCTTATTTGGGATATTTAATTTGGTTTTTTTTAAAAAACTAAGATTAAGCAAAAAAGCTTTCATTTTAATGCTTTGTATTGCCTCGCCAATACTATTGGAATTATTATTGTTCTGGAATAATGATTCTTTTGTGAAAGGTTTGAAAGCAATCGAAAAAAGCACTTCTTTATTGTTGTTTCCCTTGTTTATAATTGGAAATTATAAACGGATTAATTTTTTAAAAGTAATTCAGATTTATATCGTTTCGACAACCATTATTTTGTTGTTTTTCTTTGTCAGATTCAACATTATTTTTCGTGAACTAATGAATAAATATTCTAGCGGAATCGATCTGTGGGAGATGGGATATCAATTTGCAAACAGCGTTGGAATTCATGCTCCGGCATTGAATATGCACTTGGCTTTTGTTTCAGTTTGCTCGTTGTATTTTGTTTTTTATAGTTTTCATCAAAATGAAAAAACCATTGCAAAAATGCTTCGCATTGCTGTTTTACTGTTGTCTTTTTTCTTTGTTCTTTTTGTCAATACAAGAATGGCGTTAGTGAATGTTTTAGCAGGATTTCTTGTTGTTATTTTTTTTGAAATTAAGACCAGATTTAATTTGAAAAGAATAGCCGTGATTTCAATCCTATTAATTTTAGTTTCTGGGATTTTGTTTTTCTTCGTCCAGAAAAACCCCTACATGAAAGAGAAATATTCTACTGTGACATTTGCTTACATGGACAAAGTAGGAAAGTTGGACGAGATAAGTCATCCTGAAATTAAAGTTTTCAATTCTTTTGTAACTCGTTTATCTATTTGGAAATCAGCGTGGGAATTGTCTGTAAAAAGCCTCCCTTTTGGAGTTGGCGCTTCTGATGGAAAATCCGAATTGAATAAATATTATAAAGAAACGCATCAGAAATTTTTAGCAAAATATGAGTTTCCAACGCACAATCTATTTCTTGATTTTTTATTAAAGTTTGGAGTTTTAGGTCCTTTAGTTGTTGTGTTGTATATTTTCACAATTGGATATTTGGGTTACGATTTGAAAAATGCAATCATAATTTCTTTTTTTCTGATCTTTTTCACTTCAAATCTAACCGATGATTTTTTACTCCGTTTTGACGGAATTGCATTTAGTGGTCTATGGTCATCTATTTTTGCCAGTTATTGGCTCCAACAAAAGACTATTCTTGATAAAGAGTCAGAAGCTGTTTAAAATTTTGATTTTTATCGAATAGTTCTTTACATCTTTTCAAGGCATTTTTTCCAAAATAAAGCCTCTTTTGAGCGTCTTTTAAAATCTCAAAATAAGAATCTAATTCATCAATATGATCAAATAAAAACCCGGTTTGATTAGGCAAAACAATGTCTTTATTGC
Coding sequences within:
- a CDS encoding DUF6909 family protein gives rise to the protein MKETKNISRSRAQESSAAIEKMYITMRHLFNRGFYKPMGISGDTLREALLALRPEIYGNIAEEKVELNGLLYVIERLPVGIEECRFINLTSDEGYSKSHFKAIVPPKRRRNCYRIDEEQMNVEITRGRSDIYDILTHLTFIFIESHKIRNRVLLDDAGEVSRDWTKLEAAVSQQKKLTLVEKEKAISHAANILGRTFEEVLDIYDSFGSEAAPDRFLHVIYWLGKLAIEEVIDSNKRTITFSPILRERLGHHIHGEVWATNIKEVLKANELLDRPIHVISANMHSVMNSIFATPILKTKFKDKSDFFIYEELSKSGANEVRNQVEAVALKQGMISLPDTSGTNIDVQIFDTAKIDWSKTSFPKADLGEKKPVLIVMDYAFGEQAYETIDELLKPYRKDTLLNVKSVSIMGKAGILEGGKGDIMIPNAHINEGTADNYFFKNELTADMFEGNDIAVFAGPMVTVLGTSLQNRDLLKFFHESTWGVIGLEMEGSYYQKAIQSASKIRKSVPHDVKVRYAYYASDNPLETGSTLASGGLGTTGVKPTYLITIKILEQIFNIK
- a CDS encoding MATE family efflux transporter, whose product is MKTSNIFEKFSQNPFLKQSLSTLFLRILGVLLLFGFTIFLTKSYTPKLVGQYDFVRSFLLAIGSICLLGFDQSILYFKGHLISQNEFKELKKIYAKMVAMLFVTSLLSLIIIFAIDEKTINDYFADDEVYTLLLKGAATLFFYGISTLNTEVFRALDKLYVAELFRNILKYIPLILGSITLFYWNKETYLVDVFLIGFVVLSIFSSILVFSYFSKMNEAIKPEMISHKVVFLKSYPIAISGMAMFLLMSFDIMFLKKYRNDETVAFYSVGVKIMTIVSVIILTVNITISAKIAEYFSSQEMNDLKKVTRNAVRLIFGITFPVILLLCVFSEYVLSFFGHQYIAAKNAFLILIIGQGICSVFGSTPVYLNMTGRQHIFQVILIVAVLINFILNRLLIPIYGMTGAATAFVVSSLFWNSISAIVIYKKDRIKIFLN
- a CDS encoding O-antigen ligase family protein — encoded protein: MLCIASPILLELLLFWNNDSFVKGLKAIEKSTSLLLFPLFIIGNYKRINFLKVIQIYIVSTTIILLFFFVRFNIIFRELMNKYSSGIDLWEMGYQFANSVGIHAPALNMHLAFVSVCSLYFVFYSFHQNEKTIAKMLRIAVLLLSFFFVLFVNTRMALVNVLAGFLVVIFFEIKTRFNLKRIAVISILLILVSGILFFFVQKNPYMKEKYSTVTFAYMDKVGKLDEISHPEIKVFNSFVTRLSIWKSAWELSVKSLPFGVGASDGKSELNKYYKETHQKFLAKYEFPTHNLFLDFLLKFGVLGPLVVVLYIFTIGYLGYDLKNAIIISFFLIFFTSNLTDDFLLRFDGIAFSGLWSSIFASYWLQQKTILDKESEAV